GAATTGTGATCATGTTCTGATTTCGAAAACAATTCGTGGTAAGTTCGACCTAACTGCGTGCTAGCTCGTTGTTCCTCAACAAGATCATCAGCGTCCCTAGCAAGATCTAAATGTTTTTTCTACAATCCATAcataaattaaacaataaattaaataaattaaatataaataaataaataaaatgtatcaATTAGGGTTTTGGTTCATAGTGTGAAATTGTGAATGAAAGAGTATATGCTAACCTGGAATGTTAGGGCATCGTCAAAACGCTCAAGACGGAGATAGATTTCACCGAGGGATTGACAAGTTGTGAGTAAGTGTTTCTCTGGTAAGTGTTTCCGAGAAACATCGTAATCGATTTTGATCCATTTGAGGGCTTTAACGTATTCTCCTCTGTTCTTGAGTATATCGCCGATGACGTTTGCCCAACGAGCTTCTTCACGGTGGTTACCTTCTGCTTTGGCGTTCTGGTAAGCGGATTTGGCCGATTTGAGATCTGAGTCCATGTGGAAACGACGGTGAACGGTGTCGTTGTGGGTGAAAGTGAGTGAGAGTGTGTTTTGTCGGGTTCGAATTGCGAGGGTAAATTTTGCTCCCGCTACAGTATGTCACTTTaggtttttaaattaatttcgTTCCTCCCGCCAAAACACactacttctttttttttttgttttacggTCTctctttggttttttttttttttttggttacaagtcTCTTTGGTTTTAttccatgatgatgatgatgattccaTCCATATTTTCggtctcttattttattttttatttttctttataagataaaaaaatgacCTAGGAATAAGAGAggaagaaggaaaaagaaaatatcttaGACTGGTTAAAAAATCTATTGATAACCCAATTTTACTAGAAGATCCATACaactattagtttttttttataaatatgagaTACTTGCTAGTCCAATTTTTggaaattaagaaaatgaaagatgTTATCTACGATAGGTTTGAGAGCAATATTAGACGAGGTATCCATTTTCTAGGATAAGAATCGTTGAAGAGTTTATTTCAATGAGAAACAAGCGAATAAATAGATTTTTAACAAGCTCCGAGTTAAGAGACCCCAAAGTTCGACGGATGACAGAGGAGGAGATACAATGAATTGTGGTGGTTGTcataaatcttaaaaaaaaaatggtatgaAGTTGTAAAATAGATGATTATATTAAAAGCCACCGTAAAATTAATCCACACTCAAATTATATGCcctttaatctattttttttttataaactaaaaatataatatgtgTATAGAAAGTGTAGAGACTAATTCTCGTGGTAATCAAGATTTATTTAAGAGTTTGACGTcttccaaaaaatattttttcatacattttttttgttttgacaataatattttttcatacttAGATATTGAAGAAACAAGTTTTAGTTTGAAGGAGTATTGATGATTACACGTGAAAGAtttgtcatattattaataGAGATGCGAGATAAATGAGATCCACATCATCGATGTACCGGTGCATCGCGTCCAccttaaattaaactaaaattaaatgtgaaacaaaaattgaaaacaaaaccAAATTCTCCATTGGGGATATCGTATAATCCAACTTGGGACTGTTAATCCCTATTCAACAGCTTGATACCAAAACATATATTTTGATCAAACAAGCTTAATAAGCCACAAAACAAATTAACCTTACCAAGCATAGACATAGTGGTCACTCAACTGAAGTGACCTCAAAGTTATGCTGACCACCAAGCAAAGACTCGAAAATGCAAAGCTTATTAAAACCCTAGAGTCAACCCACAATACaacaatttaaagaaaaaaaccaAGTATAATGCAAAAGGAATTATATACACAATTGTTGGATAGTGTCGGAAACAAATTCAATAAACCATTCGAAAAGCAAAACACCCTGACACAATAAAAGAACAGTTTCCTCCACAGCTCTGTATTTACACTCATCTCTTCATGGGTATGAAGAGGACGTAAAAGACAACTATTAAAAAGACTAGTAAATTCTTCTACGCCtccaaacaaaaagaaagaaatttgtACTCgttaaaaagaagaagaaaaaactacTCAAATCATTCTATGATGATACCATCTTCTCCgacattttctttttaatctcCTCAATGGCCTGACACCTTTTTCTTGACAAATCTCTAATTGCCTCTTGAAATTTTTGTTCGATCATTTCTAACTCTACTCTCAACTCATCATCAAGTTCAGGCATGGAGGAAACACTAATGGGATAACTTGAGAAGCTCGCCATACTGTTGCTTCTCGTGTCTAAACACTTGCTCCTATAACTAGATGATCCCCATATTTCAGATGCAAACGAGTTTTGACTCCCTCCATCAAATCTCGATTGAGCAGACATAAATGAAACCATAGAAAACTTATCATTGATGTCTGATGTTGCAGAAGCATGTGACATCTCGGAGCATAAATCCATATTGTCAAAGTTCTTTTTTGCAGCTGATCTTCCAAATGAGGTTGAGGGACTTGCATCTCCAGTAGAATGTTTTGGGCTTCCTTTGTTTTTAGCCAATTCCGAGACACACAGCTGGTTAGCACTAGTCCATTTACCATTTGCAGAAACCAAATGATCAATTGCTACACAAGGTTTCCATTTAGGAACCAATTTCATCAATAACAAATCAATTAACTCGGCTATAAATATTACATTCTGATCAGCAAGTTCAGGTTGCTCAACCATTTCCTTTGAAACTGAGACAGCAGTATCACTGGCAAGGAAGAATATGAAATGGATATTTCTTGCTTGTCCTGCATATAAATTGCAAAGAATATAACTCTCTACCAACAAATTTAAAAGTCATTAAAGAGTAGATATGAACTTGGAAGTTATACTGACCCTTTTGATCAGCTATCCGCAGAACTAATGATACAGAATTCTCATCATTTTGATCACCTTTTAGAAAGTAGGTAACACCTCCCTTCAACCTTCTTATCTCAACACTTGGAGAAGATGACACATCAATAGTGGAGTTATCAAGTACAGTGATCACAGGCAGTTTAGTGCCACAGAGATCCGTAGAAATGGCCTCAATACTTGCACTAGCAGGACCTTCTGACATCACACATCTGTTTTCAGAGGCTCCCAATTTGGGAAGAACAATATCTGGCAACGGAAAAGAAATGTTCTTTGCAGAATCATTCACTTGAACAAAAGGGTCCATCAGAAGCTCCTTTGCTGACAATCTTTGGGATGCTGGAACAAGACATTTCTCAATAAATGCTTTTATCTCTGGATCTATCACTTTCGAAAGTGCAACAGGCATTATACCCTGCATAATGGTAGATTGTGAATGACCATATAATCCAGTAAAAGcccacacacaaaaaaaaaaaacttgataaaTACCGCAATATACTTACAGATGAAACTCTCTTGAATATCTGCGCCGAGTTTATGCATTCACTGTAAGGATTCTCCAAAGTCACCAACTCAAGCATGCACATACCAAATGAATATATGTCGGCTAATTCGTTGTAATTTTCATCATACACTTCAGGTGCCATAAACTCCGGAGTACCTACCAGGATTTCATAGGTGTATATATAACTGGTatagaaatcaaatgaaacAGCAATGGGACAAAGCAAAAGAATAATTAAGGGTATACTACTATTCCCGGCGGTATAGGATGgtaaaaatgatataaaaagcTAGTATTTACGTTTTAACTATTCAAAGGATTAACAGGAAAAAAAAGTGCAgggagaaagaaaaatataccGGTAACAGTCTTAGCATTAGCCTGCGTCATGAAAGTCGCCAGCCCTAAATCGCCAATTTTAACTTCTCCTTGGTGACCATTGATAAATATATTATCACATTTCAAGTCCCTGTGTATAATTGGCGGGTTATGATTGTGGAGGTAGTTTAAACCCGATAGAATCTGTCTTGCCCATCCTTTAACAGCCTTCAAGTCTACGTTCTTGTGTATTTTACGATACCTAAATCATGCATTGCATAGTCTAACAGTGTGGTTGATTTCACAATAAATAAAGGCACGGAGAGATTAATGATACATATGAAAGGGATATTATTGGACTTACTGTCTAAGGCTACCCGAGGTAAACAGCTCAGTAATCATATTAAACGTCTTTCGCTTGTCATCAACCCAAGAATTGTAGAATCTTACGATGTTATTGTGCTTCACTGATTTTAAAAGATACACTTCTGAGTATAGCTTGTCTAAGTCACCCGGTCTCTTTAACATCTCATCAATCTGAACCTGTCCCCATGCAACTTCATTTCCATTTACTTCATCAAATGCCCTGTAACTGATTTATCACAAATTATGGAAAACATATGTCCGGTTGTACCTTAAAACAAGATCATCAACTCCAAAAAATGCATCTTACTCCTCTTATCACATGTACAAGcaacttttcaatttttagattcattcaacaaatgtatttagtctataatacTGACCAGATACATATATAAGACTGAAGGgagcattatatatataatattaaaaaaatccaaaataacaaagaaacatatatattaaaaaatcaaaattaatggaTACACAGTTTTGAATGCACCTTTGCCGATCACTTCTTTATACTGTTACATATGCAAAAAGCAAAATCAGCTTAGTGCACTGTAAGATTAACTATTATTTTAacctaattttaaaataaataaaaaaacaaaaacagttTTAATCATAGGAAATTTGATTACCTTAATGTAACGACAAGTAGGATCAATTTCTTCGACATCAGGATCAGGTGGCTCAGGGTGCCCTGCAGCTTCTTCCGAGCTTTCCGTACCCATCAAACTCATCTATACTGTCCTACAAATCAAACTAGATTAACACAGCATTAATCTAAAACCGCTACTGTAATCAAAATTATCAACGGAAGATAAAAACAACGTTCGATTTTAAAATTCTAACCAATACAGAGAAAGTAACAGCAATGTAGCTCTTGTGAGAGAAAACGAAACCCTAATTAGAGCAAGAGAGATACTATATGATGATTATCACGTTATTATCGTAATCATCATAGTCATGATCATAATTTTCTATAAGTAGAAAAAAAGAGAATGAATCTCTCTATTTATACTTATCcattcatctttattttttgtcctatcttaaataaaataataaatgttttattttttctttcaattttcgcCTTTATTCTCGCGTCATTTTCATCCATCCACATCACATCGCCGCCACACCGGGTAACCTGTTTTTTGTATTATGGGCTTGTGGGCTTGACCCGAATCAAATTAAAAGTAGGCCCAATAACGAGTAATGACTGGCCCAACAAAAAACGACGACGTTTTACATGTGGTTTCATTTTGTTAACGAACGAGTGTGAATCTGTGATTGTGAGAGAAAAATGGAGTTCTTGGACGAAGACGCGAGACCGAGGTTTATGTTTCAGTCAGGTGCACCAGCAGCCACTGAATCACAGCCTTACGAGAAACCAACGAAGCCGTTAATCGCTGTAACCGTTGCAATCTCTTCAATTTTCTTCGCTCTCGCTATCTTCGTTTTCCAATCGGAACCTTACACATCGATTCTCATCTGGTTCGCACTCTCTCTTCTCATTGGTCCTTTTGCTCCGAGCTCAATCACCGGCGGTGATTTCCGTGTCGGACGTGGTCATGTCGTTAATTTTCCTGATCAGGATACATCAACCGATGATGAAGACGTCAGGAAAAGATCTCAGCAGCGCCGATCTAAGCCGCGTAGATCGGAGGATGTTGCGGCTGTAGTTGTTCCGGCGCCGGTAGTTTCAAACGGAGGTGCGTCGAAGAATCGAAATGGTAATGGTGACGGAAGCGGTGTTGCATTGACGGCGGTGGTGGAAGAAACGGAATGGAACGAAGATGACattgagattttgaagaagcAGATGGTGAAACATCCGGTGGGGAAACCAGGACGGTGGGAGGCAATAGCGGAGGCGTTCGGAGGGCGGCATAAGGCGGAAAGTGTGGTAAAGAAGGCGAAGAATTTGGGGGAGAAGAAGGTTGATGATTCGGATTCGTATGATCagtttttgaagaaaagaaaagcgtTGGATAAGAGACTTGTTGAAGAAGGAGGAGGAGAAGTAGCGACGGTTGAGAAAGGTGAAAGTGTTTGGAGTTCAAATGAGGATATTGCTTTGTTGAATGCTTTGAAAGCTTTTCCTAAAGATGTTGCAATGAGATGGGAGAAAGTTGCTGCTGCTGTTCCGGGAAAATCGAAAGCAGCTTGTATGAAAAGAATTGCTGAATTGAAGAAAGGGTTTCGTACTGCGAAATCTGGATCAGAAGTTTAGATTTGAAATTCTCAAGATTTGTTATCTTGGTATATGAATTAATACTTGTAACTCATGCGAAATTTTTGTATTCTAGTTATTTGAGTAATGAATTGTGTTGATaaattgttttgatgagtaATTGTTTACTTGTTCTTTTAGGATTAGGAAGCTCTTTCTCATATACCAAGTTAATATGTTGTGTAACTTCATTGAATAAATAGAATGAACAATATGTATCgagaaatttgtttttatagtgaaaatagATGTTTACTTGATAAGATAATGCCATTGATGTGACTGTGGATCATAAACTGgtttttgttgttcttgagtTTGGTGCTTCTTCTGCGGTGCAAAACATGAACCGATTAACATATATTTGAGTGATAAGATAATGAATGATACGAGGAAACTAGAGAAGTGCAAGTGGACCAGTTTAAACTTGATTTAACTCTACTTTCAAAAAGACTACATTGATCTCGGTCTTATGAGATTTTGTGGAAAGCCTTCCCCTGATTTAACCCTAGTTTACTTTTTTAAGAATGTTTCTATTGGTTGGTGAGGAAAAAGTGTGCAATGGGCCTTTCAATTCCTATTGTGTGCCTACCATTTCAAACATTGGCTAATTCATTGTTTGTTGTGTTCCTTACTTCCTTTACTTAGGCAGATGAAAGTTTAGGGATGTCATGTAGGGAGTTGACTTTTTATTTGTTCTCTAATCCTTGGGAAATTGTTACTTGGTCTACATCAGTGTATTTGGTCATTAACCAAGCCTCTTGATCCAGTTGATGTAAGGCCAATTCTTGGGACACTCTAGGGTCAACTTGGTGCTCCCAAGTCCAATTACCTGCGGTGTCAATGTTTAGTCACTGGCTGCCATGCATTGTGACAGTGATTAGTGGGTTGAAAAGTTGCATCTTTTTCGTTTATTAAAAGTTTTTACATAGTC
This portion of the Trifolium pratense cultivar HEN17-A07 linkage group LG3, ARS_RC_1.1, whole genome shotgun sequence genome encodes:
- the LOC123916475 gene encoding probable serine/threonine-protein kinase WNK6 isoform X1 codes for the protein MSLMGTESSEEAAGHPEPPDPDVEEIDPTCRYIKYKEVIGKGAFKTVYRAFDEVNGNEVAWGQVQIDEMLKRPGDLDKLYSEVYLLKSVKHNNIVRFYNSWVDDKRKTFNMITELFTSGSLRQYRKIHKNVDLKAVKGWARQILSGLNYLHNHNPPIIHRDLKCDNIFINGHQGEVKIGDLGLATFMTQANAKTVTGTPEFMAPEVYDENYNELADIYSFGMCMLELVTLENPYSECINSAQIFKRVSSGIMPVALSKVIDPEIKAFIEKCLVPASQRLSAKELLMDPFVQVNDSAKNISFPLPDIVLPKLGASENRCVMSEGPASASIEAISTDLCGTKLPVITVLDNSTIDVSSSPSVEIRRLKGGVTYFLKGDQNDENSVSLVLRIADQKGQARNIHFIFFLASDTAVSVSKEMVEQPELADQNVIFIAELIDLLLMKLVPKWKPCVAIDHLVSANGKWTSANQLCVSELAKNKGSPKHSTGDASPSTSFGRSAAKKNFDNMDLCSEMSHASATSDINDKFSMVSFMSAQSRFDGGSQNSFASEIWGSSSYRSKCLDTRSNSMASFSSYPISVSSMPELDDELRVELEMIEQKFQEAIRDLSRKRCQAIEEIKKKMSEKMVSS
- the LOC123916475 gene encoding probable serine/threonine-protein kinase WNK6 isoform X2 yields the protein MSKKLILLVVTLSYRAFDEVNGNEVAWGQVQIDEMLKRPGDLDKLYSEVYLLKSVKHNNIVRFYNSWVDDKRKTFNMITELFTSGSLRQYRKIHKNVDLKAVKGWARQILSGLNYLHNHNPPIIHRDLKCDNIFINGHQGEVKIGDLGLATFMTQANAKTVTGTPEFMAPEVYDENYNELADIYSFGMCMLELVTLENPYSECINSAQIFKRVSSGIMPVALSKVIDPEIKAFIEKCLVPASQRLSAKELLMDPFVQVNDSAKNISFPLPDIVLPKLGASENRCVMSEGPASASIEAISTDLCGTKLPVITVLDNSTIDVSSSPSVEIRRLKGGVTYFLKGDQNDENSVSLVLRIADQKGQARNIHFIFFLASDTAVSVSKEMVEQPELADQNVIFIAELIDLLLMKLVPKWKPCVAIDHLVSANGKWTSANQLCVSELAKNKGSPKHSTGDASPSTSFGRSAAKKNFDNMDLCSEMSHASATSDINDKFSMVSFMSAQSRFDGGSQNSFASEIWGSSSYRSKCLDTRSNSMASFSSYPISVSSMPELDDELRVELEMIEQKFQEAIRDLSRKRCQAIEEIKKKMSEKMVSS
- the LOC123916477 gene encoding transcription factor MAMYB, which produces MEFLDEDARPRFMFQSGAPAATESQPYEKPTKPLIAVTVAISSIFFALAIFVFQSEPYTSILIWFALSLLIGPFAPSSITGGDFRVGRGHVVNFPDQDTSTDDEDVRKRSQQRRSKPRRSEDVAAVVVPAPVVSNGGASKNRNGNGDGSGVALTAVVEETEWNEDDIEILKKQMVKHPVGKPGRWEAIAEAFGGRHKAESVVKKAKNLGEKKVDDSDSYDQFLKKRKALDKRLVEEGGGEVATVEKGESVWSSNEDIALLNALKAFPKDVAMRWEKVAAAVPGKSKAACMKRIAELKKGFRTAKSGSEV